A genomic segment from Nitrospira sp. encodes:
- the cobT gene encoding nicotinate-nucleotide--dimethylbenzimidazole phosphoribosyltransferase codes for MFFTIPSIEDIDQPALTERLQRKLDNKTKPIGSLGDLERLAMQIAITLGTESPQLQSPQLIVFAADHGLAQQGVSAYPSDVTWQMVANFLSGGAAVSVLARQHGICLHVADCGVSHNFDPRHGLLRYKIAHGTRDALLTQAMSLEQCHQALANGVDLIKNLPGNALLLGEMGIGNTSAAALLMSRLLGLDIADCTGAGTGLDAGAIEHKTQILRQVLLRHDQAHEPLDALAAMGGFEISTMVGAVLQAAVERRVIVVDGFIASAAVLVACKLQPFVVQRCIFAHQSAERGHAIMLQHLGARPLLRLDLRLGEGSGAALAWPLLVSACEVLNNMASFESAGVARQVPVDQEKHKPNASP; via the coding sequence ATGTTTTTCACCATTCCCTCCATCGAAGACATCGACCAGCCCGCACTGACCGAGCGCCTCCAACGCAAACTCGACAACAAAACCAAGCCCATCGGCTCGTTAGGCGACCTGGAACGCTTGGCCATGCAAATAGCCATAACCTTGGGCACTGAGTCGCCACAGCTGCAAAGCCCCCAACTGATCGTATTTGCTGCAGACCACGGCTTAGCCCAGCAAGGAGTGTCGGCCTACCCCAGCGATGTGACGTGGCAAATGGTCGCAAATTTTTTGTCAGGCGGTGCAGCCGTAAGTGTGTTAGCGCGCCAACATGGTATTTGCCTTCACGTGGCCGACTGTGGCGTTAGCCATAACTTTGACCCCAGGCACGGTTTGCTTAGGTACAAAATTGCCCATGGCACGCGAGATGCCCTGCTTACCCAGGCGATGTCGCTTGAGCAATGCCACCAAGCGTTGGCCAATGGCGTTGATCTGATTAAAAACCTGCCTGGCAACGCGCTGTTGTTGGGAGAAATGGGTATTGGGAACACATCTGCAGCAGCATTGCTCATGAGTCGTTTGTTGGGGCTCGACATTGCCGATTGCACAGGTGCGGGCACAGGTCTTGATGCCGGAGCCATAGAGCATAAAACGCAGATCTTGCGGCAGGTTTTGTTGCGCCACGACCAGGCCCATGAGCCTCTCGATGCGCTGGCCGCCATGGGTGGGTTTGAAATCTCCACCATGGTGGGGGCGGTACTCCAAGCTGCTGTAGAACGCAGGGTGATTGTGGTGGATGGATTCATTGCCTCGGCAGCCGTGCTGGTAGCCTGCAAGCTCCAACCGTTTGTTGTGCAGCGCTGCATATTTGCACACCAATCGGCTGAGCGCGGGCACGCAATCATGCTCCAGCACTTGGGCGCTAGGCCGCTGCTCCGGTTGGACCTCCGGCTGGGTGAGGGCTCGGGGGCCGCTTTGGCCTGGCCCTTATTGGTGTCAGCCTGTGAGGTGCTAAACAACATGGCCAGCTTTGAGTCTGCAGGTGTGGCCCGCCAAGTGCCGGTCGACCAAGAAAAACATAAACCTAATGCAAGCCCTTAA
- a CDS encoding adenosylcobinamide-GDP ribazoletransferase: protein MQALKHFLIAVQFFTRIPVVGRLAAWVGYSPDMLRASAVYFPLVGWVVAAVSGAVMWFVYATLPALSATPWAAVLLSTAAGIFLTGAFHEDGLADTADGLGTGFPPERVLLIMKDSRIGTYGALSLFLVVLTKVALLVVWVQLSLTWALCVLLMAHTVSRFFPLCVIKALRHVGDAPTSKSKPLASQISWRGLCMALVWCVPPFIGSLSWFPGLVMVGGVSFSALCAVYMAWRLRVRIQGFTGDGLGAVQQLSEIGFYLGALWVAGLRGW from the coding sequence ATGCAAGCCCTTAAGCACTTTTTAATTGCTGTACAGTTTTTTACCCGTATTCCTGTCGTGGGGCGATTAGCGGCATGGGTGGGGTACTCACCAGACATGCTGCGTGCCTCTGCCGTGTATTTTCCGCTGGTGGGGTGGGTAGTAGCAGCAGTATCAGGGGCGGTGATGTGGTTTGTTTACGCTACACTGCCAGCCCTGTCTGCAACGCCTTGGGCGGCTGTATTGCTCAGCACCGCGGCGGGTATTTTCCTGACCGGTGCTTTTCACGAAGATGGCCTGGCCGATACGGCCGACGGCCTGGGCACCGGCTTTCCCCCTGAGCGCGTATTGCTCATCATGAAAGACTCTCGAATCGGCACCTATGGTGCATTGAGCCTTTTTTTGGTGGTCTTGACAAAAGTTGCCTTGCTGGTTGTGTGGGTGCAGCTGTCTTTGACATGGGCGCTTTGTGTCTTGTTGATGGCGCATACCGTCTCCAGGTTCTTCCCGCTCTGCGTGATCAAAGCCCTCCGCCATGTAGGAGACGCACCAACCTCAAAATCCAAACCCCTTGCGTCTCAAATCTCTTGGCGTGGGCTGTGCATGGCACTGGTCTGGTGCGTGCCACCTTTCATTGGCTCGTTAAGTTGGTTTCCGGGGCTGGTCATGGTGGGTGGGGTGTCTTTCTCGGCTCTATGTGCGGTTTATATGGCTTGGCGGCTTCGTGTGCGCATCCAGGGGTTTACAGGTGACGGCTTGGGTGCCGTACAGCAGCTAAGTGAAATTGGGTTTTACTTGGGTGCTTTGTGGGTTGCGGGGCTTAGGGGCTGGTGA
- a CDS encoding phosphoglycerate kinase, with amino-acid sequence MRLWLCRHAPVLVEPGVCYGASDVPFDETATQVAAKKIATWLPKACVVWASPSSRAAVFARQLVQFRPDLNLAIDPRLAEADFGTWELKKWHDIPKTDLDTWVASFALYTPGGGESVYQLMLRVTAALDHLQDLQVPEALWVTHAGVIRAAQFMAIHGVRKLPEAQNWPDTPIPFGEPLPLDL; translated from the coding sequence ATGAGGCTGTGGCTTTGTAGGCATGCGCCGGTGCTCGTTGAGCCGGGGGTCTGCTATGGAGCCAGCGATGTGCCATTCGATGAAACAGCCACCCAAGTTGCTGCGAAAAAAATAGCCACTTGGCTACCCAAGGCCTGCGTGGTTTGGGCATCACCCTCGTCCCGAGCTGCCGTCTTCGCCAGGCAACTTGTGCAATTTCGCCCCGATTTGAATCTCGCAATCGATCCCCGTCTTGCTGAAGCGGACTTCGGCACTTGGGAGCTAAAGAAATGGCATGACATCCCCAAAACGGATCTCGATACGTGGGTCGCGAGCTTTGCCCTTTACACGCCAGGCGGGGGTGAAAGCGTGTATCAATTGATGTTGAGGGTTACCGCGGCCCTTGATCACCTGCAGGATTTACAGGTGCCTGAGGCACTTTGGGTTACTCATGCCGGCGTCATTCGCGCAGCGCAGTTCATGGCCATCCATGGGGTGAGGAAATTACCGGAGGCCCAAAATTGGCCCGATACGCCAATTCCGTTTGGGGAACCCCTGCCACTGGATCTTTAA
- a CDS encoding polyprenyl synthetase family protein, producing the protein MDIKKYLEQKRDAVDRFLDSVIPSATTPPTTLHESMRYSLFAGGKRVRPILAIAAAEAVSSPSKAIFPVASSLELIHTYSLVHDDLPAMDNDDFRRGKPTNHKVYGDAMAILAGDALLTLAFELCSRPDLMDGLDPARQVQIVRELAHGSGNLGMVGGQVLDIQAENKDIDLAMLQGIHKHKTGMLIRASVRMGALVGGATPAQLDCLTKYAEDIGLAFQIADDVLNVTGTREELGKDANTDAKRGKKTYPTFYGVDGARKMADECARRAIGRLPSLDAKADPLRELARYITSRKN; encoded by the coding sequence ATGGATATCAAGAAATATCTCGAGCAAAAACGCGACGCGGTAGACCGGTTTTTGGACTCGGTCATCCCAAGCGCCACCACCCCGCCGACCACGCTGCACGAATCCATGCGTTACAGCCTCTTCGCTGGCGGCAAACGCGTGCGGCCAATTCTGGCCATTGCGGCAGCCGAGGCGGTCAGCTCTCCGTCAAAAGCCATTTTCCCGGTCGCCTCCTCTCTTGAACTCATTCATACCTATTCGCTTGTTCACGACGACCTGCCCGCGATGGACAACGACGATTTTCGCCGCGGCAAGCCGACCAATCACAAGGTCTACGGCGACGCGATGGCCATTTTAGCTGGCGACGCGTTGCTGACGCTGGCCTTTGAGCTCTGCAGCCGGCCCGATCTGATGGACGGCCTCGACCCGGCTCGCCAGGTGCAGATCGTCCGCGAGCTGGCGCATGGTTCCGGCAACCTCGGCATGGTCGGAGGGCAGGTGCTGGACATCCAGGCGGAGAACAAGGACATCGACCTGGCCATGCTCCAGGGCATTCACAAGCACAAGACTGGCATGCTGATCCGCGCCTCTGTGCGCATGGGCGCACTCGTGGGCGGCGCTACGCCGGCGCAGCTCGACTGCCTGACGAAGTACGCGGAAGACATCGGCCTCGCCTTCCAAATCGCTGACGACGTGCTCAACGTCACCGGTACGCGCGAGGAACTCGGTAAGGACGCCAACACCGACGCCAAGCGCGGCAAGAAAACCTATCCGACGTTTTACGGCGTGGACGGCGCCAGAAAAATGGCCGACGAATGCGCGCGGCGAGCGATCGGTCGCCTGCCATCTTTGGACGCCAAAGCCGATCCGCTCCGCGAACTGGCCCGCTACATCACGTCCCGCAAGAACTAA